The DNA segment CAAAACCTTTTCTACACAAGAAACATTATTAAATGCGAAAAGCGCAAGAAGCTGGCTTGCAAGTTACCTGACTAATTATGATATCTCAGATCATTTTGTTGCAGTCAGTTCAAATATTACTAAAGCGATAGAGTTTGGCGTAAAGGAAACTAATATATTGCCTATGTGGGATTGGGTTGGGGGCCGGTTCTCTGTATGGTCTGCAGTTGGGTTACCATTGGCCATAGCCATAGGATATAAAAACTTTGAGCAAATGCGCGCTGGTGCTTTTCAAATGGATGAGCATTTTCAAAATGCCCCTTTTGCTGAGAATATGCCGGTATTAATGGCGTTAATTGGTATTTGGAACTCAAGCTTTTTGGGTTATAACTCCTTGGCTGTTTTACCCTATGATCATTCGTTACGTGCTTTTCCTGGTTATTTACAGCAAGTCGATATGGAAAGTAATGGCAAACGTATTAATCATTTTGGTGACGAGATTAAATTAACCACCGCGCCAATAGTCTTTGGTCAAGAAGGTACGAATGGTCAGCATGCCTTCATGCAGCTAATGCATCAAAGTAATGAAATAGTTCCGGCTGACTTTATCGTGTCACTAACTTCGAACAGCGATTATCATCATCACCATACGATGTTAGTGGCTAACTGTTTCGCTCAAAGTGAAGCTCTGATGGTAGGAAAAACGTTAAAGCAAGCTAAAGCAAACTTAACAGAACAAGGATTATCCGCTAATGATGTAGAGCGTTTGGCTCCGCATAAGGTTATGCCGGGTAATTCGCCGTCAAATACAATTGTATTCGACCATTTTACACCGAAAAGGTTAGGCGCATTTTTGGCATTGTATGAACATAAAATTTTTGTTCAAGGCGTCATGTGGGGGCTTAATTCATTCGATCAATGGGGCGTTGAACTAGGGAAGGAACTCGGCACATCGATATTGGCAGTTATGGGAGGAGAAAGTAATGATACATTATCTAGTTCCACCCAAAATTTAATTTCCAAGTATTTGGATAAACGTCAATAGTGCCTAAATTCAAGCGAATGATAAGTCTAGCGCGAACTCATTGTTAGGGTTAGATTTTATTACTTCGGGTTTATCAAAAAAGAAACCTTGGAAAAAATCAAACCCTAAGTTAATAGCTTGTTTATATTCTTGTTGATTTTCAACTTTTTCGGCGAGTAACTGAATATGAGGGAAGTCCGCGAGGTGTTCAATTAACTCAATGATCTCTTCTATACTACTTTGTCTGAAATCCACTTTTATAATTTTTATAAAAGGGAAGAAGTCGTGCCACTGTTGGTGATGCACAAAATCATCTAACGCAATGCAATAACCCTTCTCATGCAAATCTTTGCAAATGGTTAAAAGCTTTGAGCAAGGCTGTTCAGTTTCCAGTATTTCAACAATGACATGCTTAGCATCAAACTGCTGGGGGTAGCCTTTTTGCAGGGTTTCTAATGTAAAATTTATAAAGGCAGGTTTTTGATTAGTGAAGGTTTTACTCTGCCTGCTCTTGAGCGTGGTTTGTATGAGTTGCACCGTCGCTAAATTTGCATCAATGTCTGGACAAACATTAATCAAGCTATCTCTGAAAAGTAATTCATAAGCAAAAATTTTATTATTTTTATCAACAATCGATTGTCTAGCGGCAAAACCTTTTAGCACATCATAGCTCGCCTGTTTCTCTTTTATTGATATTGCATTATTTAATTGCATTTGTAGTCAAATACCTAATTGTGACTTTTGAAATTCCATTTAAAAATAAACTTAGTTAATACGTTACCACATTAAAAAGAAATAAATAGTGAATTTTTATTTCTGAAATTCTAAATAAACTTGCTCAAATTTAGCTTTTTATTAACCAAGATATTATTAATCTAATTAAAACAAATTGTTAATAAAAAATAACAAGCAAAAATATAGTAATTGTACTGCAATTAGATTTATCATAAGGGATATTTTTTCTTAGTATCCCATGCAAAAACTTAAAGTTTCCATGGTATATACTTAAGAAAGCCTGTTTTAATGCTTAGGAGTCTACTTTGGCCATCGGTACTATTTTTTCGTTAGCGGTTTATTTTATTGTAATGATCGCGATAGGTTTATATGCCTTTAAAAAATCAACAGATGATGTATCGGGATATATGTTGGGGGGGCGCAGTTTAAGCCCTTCCGTGACCGCGCTTTCTGCAGGTGCTTCAGATATGAGTGGTTGGATCCTGATGGGCGTTCCAGGGGCTATGTACATTTCCGGTTTAAGTAGCACGTGGATCGCAATTGGTTTGGTAATTGGTGCTTATGCAAACTATAGAATTGTCGCACCACGTTTGCGTACTTATACAGAACTTGCCAATGACTCTATAACGCTTCCTGACTTTTTTGAAAACCGTTTCAAAGATGATAAACGTTTGCTACGTATAGTCTCTTCGATTGTCATCATCATATTTTTTACCTTATACACTTCATCAGGCATTGTCGCTGGTGGAAAGTTATTTGAAAGCTCTTTTGCGTTGAATTATGAACTTGGCCTTTATATTACGGCTGGTGTTGTAGTTTGCTACACCATGTTTGGTGGCTTCTTAGCGGTGAGTTTAACGGACTTTGTTCAGGGCTGTATTATGTTTATAGCCTTAATATTAGTGCCGGTTGTAGTGATATACAATGTTGGTGGGATAGGCGAAGTGCAACAAAGCATTGAAACTATCAACCCTGACTTGTTCAATATGTTCAGCGGTGTCAGCGCTGTTGCTATTATTTCGGCTATGGCTTGGGGGTTAGGCTATTTTGGCCAACCTCATATTATTGTTCGCTTTATGGCTATTCGCTCTGTAGAAGACTTACCCGTAGCTCGTCGTATCGGCATGAACTGGATGATTGTGTCATTGTGTGGGGCTGTAGCAACAGGGTTTGCCGGTATTGCTTATATCGCTAAAACAGGCATGCCGCTTGACGATCCTGAAACAATATTTATTCTTTTATCACAAGTACTGTTTCATCCGCTAATTGCAGGTTTCCTTCTTGCGGCAATTCTTGCGGCAATTATGAGTACTATTTCGTCGCAATTGTTAGTGACTTCAAGTTCTTTAACTGAAGATTTTTATAAAATCTTTTTAAATAAAGATGCGAGCGAAAAGCAGCTTGTTATGGTTGGTAGATTTTCAGTGCTATTAGTTGCTCTTATCGCCGTATTCTTGGCTTATGATAGAGACAGTTCTATTTTAAGCTTAGTAGGAAACGCTTGGGCAGGTTTTGGCGCCGCATTTGGCCCATTAGTTATCCTTAGCTTGTATTGGAAACGTATGAACAAGCAAGGCGCTTTAGCTGGTATGTTAGTAGGTGCCTTTACCGTGTTGTTTTGGATTTATGCGCCAATTACGGTTAATGGACAAAGCTTAAGTGCTTGGATTTATGAGATTGTACCAGGGTTTATCTTCTCTACTATTGCGATTGTGGTTGTTAGCAGAATGACAGAGCAGCCTGATGGTGATATTCAGGAAACATTCAGCAAAGTTGAGTCTTTGCATACACGCCAACCTGGCTAGCTTCGAATCACGAATACGTTGCACTCCGAATACGCTTCGCTTCGATAGAATCTTCGTGATTCGAAATGAAATGTATTCGAAGTAGCGTAGCTACGTATTCGAAATTTGGAATTGAGTTAAATCGACCATTCAATGCTTTCATCAATTTTTTGCTGCCATTGCTGTAATGGTTCGTTCTTATTACCCATTATAATCACATCACCTTGTTGATATTGATGGGTAATACCAAGCACTGATTCATCACTAAATTGCTTGGTAAATTTTAAATGAGTCGATTTTGGTACAAGAAATACAGTGACATTGTCAAACTTGCCTTCAAACACTAAGTGAATACTGTCCATGCCATCAAAATAACAATCATCGATTGAAATTAATTTTCCGATCTGGTCTTTAAAGCCAACGTTTAAATCAGAAACATCTTCATTGAAACTGGCCAAGTTATATTGGGCATTACCATGTTTAGCAAAGTTATCTGCTTCATGGTGGTAATGCGCTAATGAATAATCAGCAACATTTGAATACGCTGGACTTGAGTTAATAAAACTCACACCAATACCTACCGCGAAAGCTACTGAGGCAGCCATGGCTAAATGTACTCTCGACTTCTTCTTGGTTTGTTGATGTGAATGCAAGCTTTGACGCAAAATAAGTTGGCTGGCTAAGTTTTCTGGCACTTCAACTTTCATCGCGTTAGCAATGTTCGAATCTAAGGCTTTTAAATCATCGGCAAAATCTTTACGCTTTTTGTCATTACTCATTGCGTCGATTATATCTTGATCTTGGCTATTCGGATCAGAATACAGTCTTCGTCTGAATTCTAAGTCATCCATTTATGCGCCCCTTAATTTCGTTATCTTTTTCAATTGCATCTTTGAGTTGATTTCGTGCTCTGAACAAGCGTGTCATCACCGTATTTTTATTTAAATCCAACATATTGGCTATCTCTTCGCCGCTAAACCCACCAATAACTTGCAGAACCAATGGCTCTCGATATTCAACGGGTAAGCGAGCAATTTTTTCCCTTAGCCAATGATCTTCAAGTTGTTGCTCTGTACTAGTTGAAAAATTATCAACGGTACTGCCTTCATCGTATTCGCTCATGTCGAATTGCTTGCGTTCAAAGCGGCGAGCATTTTCTCTACGCAATATCGTAATTAGCCATGACTTAGCAGCTTTTTGGTCTTTCAACGAGTCAAGCGCCCGCCAAGCTCTAAGGAATGTTTCCTGAACTAGATCTTCGGCGATATGTTTGTCATGCACTAACCAGTATGCGTAGCGGTATAAGTCACCGTGCAACGCTTTTACCAATGCTTCGTATCTAACTTGTTTACTTGCCATAAATGGGGCCGGGCTTCCATTAACAATATTATTGTTGGGTATAGGTAAAGACCTTATCGATACCAAATTTATTTCGTAAAAATAAAATATTTCTTTAATTTTATCTCAACAAATAAAAATGCCCACATTTTGTGGGCATTTTTTAATAGCAATAACCTGATATCGGAACTCAAACGTTATTGTGGATTGATCGCTATTTCTATTTGTTGCGCTTGAATGGTTTTAGTTTGCAGCCTTGAAATTATCTTTAATAACTTACTACCTTGCCAGTTTCCTGTGTTGGCTGAGTAATAATTACGCTGTAATTCCGCTAATGCTTCATTGAAATCTACGCTATTAAGCTTTTTACTCACTTGCTCTAAATTAGCAAAGTGCTCGTTCGGATACAGATCTTTAGCCCATAAAGGTAATAAAGCAATCACTTGTTCGCCATTATTTTGTGTACAAGCAGCCATTAATTTTAAATAGCTTTGTTTATCTTCGCTGGTGAATGTTGCTTTGTTAAAGCGTAGGTTGCCTTTCAACTTTGAAACATATAACCAAGCTAATGCTGTCAGGAGCCAACCAGCTAAAAACAGCCATTGCAAAGTCGTGTTATGCTCAGTCACAATTTGCACTTCTGGCTGCATCGGTTGACTGAATGCAGGCGTGGCAGCTTGAACGCCATTGATGGTAACTGTTCTACCAGGAATAACGGTTTGTTCAAGTTTATTAAGCTTAGTATTCCACCAAGGCACAATTAAATCAGGCAAGGTATAGGTACCCGGTTTCGTTGGTACTATGGCAAATTCTTGTACCTTTTGGCTTATTAATAAACCGTTTTGTACGCCGCTTTGACTTTCAGCTTGGTCAGGATATATTTTTAAACCATCCGGCACTTCAAAGTTCAATTCTGGTAGTTGCTCTGCACTAAGTGCTGCTGCAGTTATCGTTACTTTACGAGTGATTGGCTCGCCTAATTCAAATTCTGTGCCTTCAATGGGCCATTCATCTTCAATATTAATAATTTCGCTCGGTAGCCACTCTCCACTGTAATTATCCGGGACTGGCTTCACCATAATATCTATTTCTTTACCGCGAATGCTAACAGGCTTGCCTCTGTCCATTCCTGAAAATAAAGAGCGCTTATTACTAATGATAATTTCACCTTCAAAGGTCGAACTATGCAGCACAAATTTACCACTGGTTTGCGGTTTTACCGAGTAAATACGCTCAATAATTCGATAACGTTTACCGTCGATAATTTGCGTATCTTCCTTATCTTGACCTATTTGCTTAATTTCTGCGCCTGTCATTTTCGGCTCAGTGAGTACGCCGCGTTTTAAGTTTACCGCTAAGTGCAAACGTACTTTTAAGGTAAATTGTTGCTGTACATATACGTCTTGCTCACTTACATCCGAGGTAATATATAAGTCTTTTTGCTGGCTGCTACCTTTTTCACTTTCTGCTAACACAACTAATGCAATTGGTTGGGTGTTTACTCCATCGATAGAAAGAGCAGGGATCACCACTTTGCCTTTTTTACGAGGAATAAGCAGAGTAGTCCACTGAGTTGTTCGGGTCATATCGAAGTTAACCATATTGGTTTGGCTGCTAACGGATGTGCCGCCCACAACAAAATCTTGTTGTAATACGCTCGGGTCAAATGCATCGGCCGATACTGAATCATCGGCTACAATAGTCAGTACGATAGATTCATTAACAACTGCTGGATTCTTATCAATACTTGCGGTCACGCTGGTTAATGCATTCGCCATAAATGTGGCAAATAGCGAAACTATAAAAACGCACTGTTTGATCGTTTTTACCATTTTTCTTTTACTCCAATACTGCTTCTGTTTTGACGACGCTTTTGATACTCCAGTTTCATTTTATTGCGTAGTAATAACTGGGGGTCGTCGGTAACTTTTCTTAGCATTTGTTCATGTTTTTGGTTTAATTCAGCATCTTCATTGCTGGCAGAGTCAACTACGCCAGCACTTTGTTCATCCTGTGCACTTTGTTGTTCATCTTGCTCTGCATTGTCAGCTTGAGCCGCAGCATTTTGTTCTTGTTCGGACTCATCTTGTTCAGCACTTTGTTGCTCATTGTCTTTACTTTGCTGCTCAGATTCTTGTTCGTTAGGGTTTTGATCGCCATTAGGGCTTTCTTGGCTTTGCGAGTCTTGCGATTGTTGATCTTGGTTTTCACCGTCTTGCTGATTTTGATCTTGCTGCTGTTGATCTTGGTTTTCACCGTCTTGCTGATTTTGATCTTGGTTATTATCGTTGTCACCATTTTCACCAGATTGTTGCTGTTCAGATTGTTCCTGATTTTGCTCTTGATTGGAGTCGTCTGAGTTTTGCTCTTGGTTTGACTGGTCTTGTTGCTGTTCTTGTTGTTTTAGTTGCTCCACAAGGGCTTTGTTTATTGCCGCATCCTGATGGTCTGGGTTTTGAGTTAATACCTCATCGTAGGCGTTAATTGCGTCATCATATTGTTGCAGTTTCGCCAGAGCATTACCCTGGTTATAACGGGATTCAGTAGATTCAACTTGCTTAAATGCTTCTAATGCCTTTTCAAAGTCACCGGCTTTATAGTAGCTGCTGCCTTGCCAAAGTGGCTTTGAAAACTGCTTTGCAGCTTCTGCATATTGTTGCTTTTCAAAGTTTGATTGGGCTTGTTGATTTTTGGTTTGCCATAAATCGTCCCATAGGCTTGCTTCAGCCTTTGGTGTATGCAGTGAAGATGCAATTACTAAACTTAATAAAACTGGAGTAAACAGTACTCCGCGGCGGAAGTAACCCAGCATTAAAGGTAGCGCGATTAATAATAAATACGGTCCCATCTCCTGCCATTGGTCGCCTAGGTTGTCTTGTTCATTCTGCATTTCTTTTTTTGCGTCAAGTGCTTTTAACTCACTTAGGTTTTCTAAGTCGCTGTCATCTGCGGTTATTTGGCTAAACACTCCACCACTATTTTTGCTTATTCTGGCAAGTCGTGGTGCATTCATTTTAGGGATAACAATATTGCCCCCTCTATCTTTCATCAGTTCGCCATTAGCTAAGGTAATTGGTGCACCTTGCTCGCTTCCTACACCTAAGATATTTATGCGATGTGGATGCTCATTAGCAAAATCAGTAATATCACTAAGCTCATCTGAGCTTATGCCATCAGTTACCCAATAAATATCACCTTCTAGATGTCCCGCGTTTTGTAGCATTTCATTGGCAAGTATTAATGCCGGGTATGGGTTAGAGCCTAACTCAGGCATAATGCTCGGCGATAATGAAGGCAATAGTAGTTTGATGTTTTCTATATCGGCAGTAAGCGGGCTAATAATAAATGCATCACCAGCGTATGCGACTAACCCAATTTCGCCTTCATCAATTTTTTCAACTAAATCCATTGCTTTAAAGCGCGCCATCGTTAAACGGTTTGGCTTAATATCTGTTGCCATCATCGAAAATGACATGTCCATGATAACCACCGAACCACGTTCAACATCAAATACAGGTTGTGGGAGTTTTTGCCATGTAGGGCCAGCAAGGGCAAAAATAAATAATAAGCCAATCACTGATGCTGGGATCAGTGACACAGGTTTTTTATTTTCATTGCTGCTTAATAACATATTGGCTAAATGTTTTGGGATAACATGGTGCCAAGCGCTACTTGAAATTCTAATTTTTCTAAGTTGCCAAATAACCCAAACCAGCACAATAACGGCCAGTAACCATAAAGGGCGGATAAAATGAAATTCACTCATTAAATTTGCTCCTCAGACTGTGCTTTGGTCTCAATCGACTCGTCTGTGTGTGCAGCGGAACTGACATTAGTATTTTTATCTACCTTTTTAACAGACTGACTTGAAGTCGTGATATTTTGGGTATTCGAAGACCAGTTAAATACAGAGCCAAAGCTGATATATTTAATCATCAACATTTGAATAATCATTAATACGATAGCGACTGTTAACGGGTAATAAAATAACGCAGTTAATGGACGCATTTGTTGTTGATCTTGCTCAACCGGTTCAAGTTGATCAAGTAATTGATAAATACGGGTCATTGATTCGCCGTCAGTTGCTCTGAAGTACGAACCGCCAGTTTGCTTCGCAATTTTAGTCAAAGTATTTTCGTCTAAATCGCGAGAAGGGTTTACTTTACGAGTACCAAACAGTGAACGTTCAAGCATTACTTCTGCGCCTACACCTATGGTGTAAATGGTGACATCTTTTGCTACGGCTAACTCAAGTGCTTGCTCCGGAGTTATTTTTCCAGAAGTATTTTGGCCATCAGTGACTAACAGTAACACTCGATTGGATTCTTTCTTATTAACAAAGCGTTTAACCCCGAGCGCCATCGCATCGCCAATTGCTGTTTTTTGACCAACTAAGCCAATTGCAGACTCATCGAGCATTTGTTGTATGGTTTTTCTATCGAAGGTCATTGGGGTTTGCATATACGCATCATCGCCAAATAGAATTAACCCTAAGCGATCACCATTTCTGCGTTCTATAAAGTCACCAAGCAATTCTTTAAGCATTACCAAACGATTCACCGTGCTGCCATTTACCCGCATATCTTCAATTTGCATACTGCCGGATAAATCCACTGCGATGATCATTTCTCTACCTTCGGTAGGAATTTGAATAGGGTCGCCTAACCATTGGGGTCTTGTTACCGCCAATACCAACAAACACCAGACAACGACCGCAAACCAAACGGGTAATTGCTGCTGTCCCATAGCCGATGTTTTTGAACTGGCGCCAGGTAGTAGTACAGGTACTTTCAATGCCGCCGAGCTTGCTGCTTTTTTGGGAGATAAGAAATAAACAAATAATGGCAATGGTAACAGTAAGGCAAGCCATGGCCATAAAAAGCTAATCATGGGCAACCTCACTGGTCTTGTTTGCTGCTTCGGTGTTGTTCTTTGCAGAAGAAGTTTGTGCTGTCTTAGATGATTTAATATCAGCGCCTTTACTTTCTATGAAAATAGCTTGGTTAACCCACAATAATGCTGCTTGCTGAAACTCTTGTGAGTAAAGAGAATGAGTAGATTTTCGATACTGTTGCATTAGCGCATTTTCAGCCAGCTTTATAAAACTTGCTTGCTGTTCGTTCGCTAATTTGTTTGTTAAAAATACCAATAATTTATCACCATGTAATGCTGCAACGTCATCACGGCTAAAATAATGCATGCCTACCCACTTTAAAATAGCAATAGACTGCTCAGTAGATAAGTCATCCAATTCGGTTAATTGTTTTATCGCCTGGCGTTTCACTGAGTTTTGCTTACGTTTAGCTGCTATTTTTTTATAAGTGAAAACGGCTATGGCAATTACTGTGATAAGTATGAGCCACCATCCCGGGGCAATTGGCCAACCATGGATGTTTTCGGGCAAGTGGATATCTTGTAAATTCGCTAACGGATCCAAGACTCAACTCCTGATTTTAATTGATGTTCAATGCTACTACCGGCAGAAAAGCTAATAAAGCGAGCTCCGGCCTTTTGATACATGTGTTGTTTTAATTGAGTGAGCATTTGCGCTTTTTGTTGGTAACGCTCAGCAGATTTTTTATCACCAAGCGTAAGTTGTTGTTTTACTTTACCATTCGTTACAGCGACTGATGTTTTATGATGGCTGTCAGGAAGTTCAGACTCTAAAGGATCTGATATTTGGCAAATCACTAATTCACATACGCGGGAGATCTGAGATAGCGGTAACAGAGCTTGTTCATCAAAATGATTTCCATCAGTGATTAAATACACTAATGAGCCAGGACGAGCCAACTGACGTAAACGATTACAATTTTCAATAAAGTAATCATTACTGGTTGGAGTATCTTGCTGCCAATGTTCTAAGCCCTGCAAGTGCAATTCATCCAAGGCGTGCAAATAATGTAGAACACCATTTTGGCGACTTCTCGGTTTAAGCTCTTGATGTTCAAGTTCATTAAAGACTAAACCACCAACTCTGTCGCCGCGCTTTTTGGCATGCCAAGCCACTAAGGCGGCAATATGGGAGGCTTGCACTGATTTAAATAGTAGCTTTGAACCGAAAAACATCGACTGACCCAAATCAGTGGCAATTAACACCGGGCGTTCTACTTCTTCTTTAAATAGTTTGGTATGAGTTTCACCAGTGCGCGCAGTAACGCGCCAATCGATGGCTCTTATATCGTCACCAGTTTGATAATGCCTTACTTCATCAAACTCCATACCTCTGCCTTTAGTGCGAGCGAGGTAGTTACCTGATAAATGACCATGCAAAGCCTTTTTAGGCGCAAGGTTTAACAGTGACGCCTTACCCTGATAAGGTAATAGTTCATCAATCGTTAAATTAATACCGTCACTTTGCAGGGTGCTAAGTTGTTCACTTATACCAGTATTTGCATCATCATTTGAATGCTTATTCCACCACATAGTTTTTACCTATTACTACATCTAAATCATTTAAAAAACGTTTAGCTAAATATGCCACTAACCGACAGCAACTAAGGTTAAAATACGATCAAGGACTTGATTGGTGGTAATACCTTCCGCTTCGGCTTGATAGGTAAGCATTAAGCGATGACGTAAACAGTTATGTAATACGGCTTGAATATCTTCAGGGCTGACAAAGTCTCTGCCATTTAGCCAGGCTCGTGCACGGGAGCATCGATCTAACGCGATAGTTGCGCGTGGGCTGGCGCCGTAGGCTAACCATTTGCCTAGATTTTCATCATACTTTGCACCATCTCGAGTTGCCATGATCAAGTCAACTATGTACTGCTCAAGAACGGGCGCTAAATAAATTTCAAGAGTTTCTTTGCGTGCGTGAAATATTTCCGCTTGGCTGATATTAGTAAGAGGCGCTTTTTTCTCATTTAACGCTTCGCCGCGATTTAATCGCAAAATTTCTAACTCAGAAGCTGCATTTGGATAATCAATTTCTAAATGCATTAAAAAGCGATCCAGTTGCGCTTCTGGAAGTGGGTAAGTACCTTCTTGCTCCAGTGGGTTTTGGGTCGCCATGACCAAAAATAGATCTGGTAATTGATAGGTGGTTTTGCCCACCGTCACTTGACCTTCTGCCATTGCTTCTAATAGTGCAGACTGGACTTTTGCCGGTGCACGGTTAATTTCATCGGCTAAGATTAAGTTTTGAAATAGTGGACCGTGTTGGAATACAAAGGTGCCGTCTTCTGGTCGATAAATGTCAGTACCGGTTAAATCGGCAGGTAATAAATCCGGGGTAAACTGAATGCGATGGAACTCGGCATCAACACCGTCTGCTAATGAATTAATCGCTCGTGTTTTTGCAAGGCCCGGTGGACCTTCAACAATTAGGTGACCATCAGCTAATAATGCGATTAGTAAGTTTTCAACTAATGCGTGTTGACCTACGATTTGTTCACTTAAATGTTCTTGTAATTTAGAAAATTGTTCGATTGCCATAATAATTATTATTTTCCGTAAGCGCAGTTAAATACAGTCATTGTTCGTAAAAAATATATATAAGGATCATGTTATGCGAAATCAATACTTTTAAAAAGGCTCATTTGCAGATAGAATCAAATAAAATGATCAGGTCGGACCTGTTGTAAGGTTGTTTGCAATAATAGTGCAAATGTTAATCGACGATAATAAAGGAAACATGATGGGAATTCAGCAAACCGTAAAAACAGCTCAGGGTGAACGCATTGCAATAGTTGCAGGACTAAGAACGCCGTTTGTAAAGCAAGCGACAGACTTTCACGGCATACCTGCTCTTGATTTAGGCTCTATGGTAGTTAACGAATTAATTGCTAAAAGCGATATCGATCCAGCAATCATTGAGCAATTGGTTTTTGGTCAAGTTGTACAAATGCCAAAAGCACCAAACATTGCTCGTGAAATAGTTCTGGCAACACAAATGAATGTTGCTACCGATGCGTACAGCGTTTCACGAGCTTGTGCTACCAGCTTCCAATCAACGGTGAATGTTGCTGAAAATATCATGCTTGGCAATATCGATGTGGGTATTGCCGGTGGTGCTGATTCAATGTCAGTACCGCCAATTACGGTAACGAAAAAATTAGCTCGTACTTTATTGGACTTATCAAAAGCGAAAACTTTCGGCCAAAAAGCGAAACTTATTACCAGTCTTAAATTAAAAGATTTGTTGCCGGAGCCTCCAGCTGTTGCTGAATACTCGACTGGATTATCTATGGGACAAACGGCAGAGCAGATGGCAAAAACTCATGGTA comes from the Thalassotalea nanhaiensis genome and includes:
- the pgi gene encoding glucose-6-phosphate isomerase; protein product: MHSQTTTQSEHVNTLHDKANQYLTHSISDYFNNSLRFEQFSLNACNIFLDYSKQNLDENVMQSLLGWADDMQLNTAIKGMFGGERINHTEDRAVLHSILRAPADKQKSVLGEQVANEIAGANQQMKELCQKLHKGEYLGCTGNAITDVVAIGIGGSYYGAKVAQESLKAFHQQSVKVHYLANIDGSAVAEKLALLNPETTLVIIISKTFSTQETLLNAKSARSWLASYLTNYDISDHFVAVSSNITKAIEFGVKETNILPMWDWVGGRFSVWSAVGLPLAIAIGYKNFEQMRAGAFQMDEHFQNAPFAENMPVLMALIGIWNSSFLGYNSLAVLPYDHSLRAFPGYLQQVDMESNGKRINHFGDEIKLTTAPIVFGQEGTNGQHAFMQLMHQSNEIVPADFIVSLTSNSDYHHHHTMLVANCFAQSEALMVGKTLKQAKANLTEQGLSANDVERLAPHKVMPGNSPSNTIVFDHFTPKRLGAFLALYEHKIFVQGVMWGLNSFDQWGVELGKELGTSILAVMGGESNDTLSSSTQNLISKYLDKRQ
- a CDS encoding EAL and HDOD domain-containing protein; this translates as MQLNNAISIKEKQASYDVLKGFAARQSIVDKNNKIFAYELLFRDSLINVCPDIDANLATVQLIQTTLKSRQSKTFTNQKPAFINFTLETLQKGYPQQFDAKHVIVEILETEQPCSKLLTICKDLHEKGYCIALDDFVHHQQWHDFFPFIKIIKVDFRQSSIEEIIELIEHLADFPHIQLLAEKVENQQEYKQAINLGFDFFQGFFFDKPEVIKSNPNNEFALDLSFA
- the putP gene encoding sodium/proline symporter PutP, coding for MAIGTIFSLAVYFIVMIAIGLYAFKKSTDDVSGYMLGGRSLSPSVTALSAGASDMSGWILMGVPGAMYISGLSSTWIAIGLVIGAYANYRIVAPRLRTYTELANDSITLPDFFENRFKDDKRLLRIVSSIVIIIFFTLYTSSGIVAGGKLFESSFALNYELGLYITAGVVVCYTMFGGFLAVSLTDFVQGCIMFIALILVPVVVIYNVGGIGEVQQSIETINPDLFNMFSGVSAVAIISAMAWGLGYFGQPHIIVRFMAIRSVEDLPVARRIGMNWMIVSLCGAVATGFAGIAYIAKTGMPLDDPETIFILLSQVLFHPLIAGFLLAAILAAIMSTISSQLLVTSSSLTEDFYKIFLNKDASEKQLVMVGRFSVLLVALIAVFLAYDRDSSILSLVGNAWAGFGAAFGPLVILSLYWKRMNKQGALAGMLVGAFTVLFWIYAPITVNGQSLSAWIYEIVPGFIFSTIAIVVVSRMTEQPDGDIQETFSKVESLHTRQPG
- a CDS encoding DUF3379 family protein; this encodes MDDLEFRRRLYSDPNSQDQDIIDAMSNDKKRKDFADDLKALDSNIANAMKVEVPENLASQLILRQSLHSHQQTKKKSRVHLAMAASVAFAVGIGVSFINSSPAYSNVADYSLAHYHHEADNFAKHGNAQYNLASFNEDVSDLNVGFKDQIGKLISIDDCYFDGMDSIHLVFEGKFDNVTVFLVPKSTHLKFTKQFSDESVLGITHQYQQGDVIIMGNKNEPLQQWQQKIDESIEWSI
- a CDS encoding sigma-70 family RNA polymerase sigma factor; this translates as MASKQVRYEALVKALHGDLYRYAYWLVHDKHIAEDLVQETFLRAWRALDSLKDQKAAKSWLITILRRENARRFERKQFDMSEYDEGSTVDNFSTSTEQQLEDHWLREKIARLPVEYREPLVLQVIGGFSGEEIANMLDLNKNTVMTRLFRARNQLKDAIEKDNEIKGRING
- a CDS encoding BatD family protein; its protein translation is MVKTIKQCVFIVSLFATFMANALTSVTASIDKNPAVVNESIVLTIVADDSVSADAFDPSVLQQDFVVGGTSVSSQTNMVNFDMTRTTQWTTLLIPRKKGKVVIPALSIDGVNTQPIALVVLAESEKGSSQQKDLYITSDVSEQDVYVQQQFTLKVRLHLAVNLKRGVLTEPKMTGAEIKQIGQDKEDTQIIDGKRYRIIERIYSVKPQTSGKFVLHSSTFEGEIIISNKRSLFSGMDRGKPVSIRGKEIDIMVKPVPDNYSGEWLPSEIINIEDEWPIEGTEFELGEPITRKVTITAAALSAEQLPELNFEVPDGLKIYPDQAESQSGVQNGLLISQKVQEFAIVPTKPGTYTLPDLIVPWWNTKLNKLEQTVIPGRTVTINGVQAATPAFSQPMQPEVQIVTEHNTTLQWLFLAGWLLTALAWLYVSKLKGNLRFNKATFTSEDKQSYLKLMAACTQNNGEQVIALLPLWAKDLYPNEHFANLEQVSKKLNSVDFNEALAELQRNYYSANTGNWQGSKLLKIISRLQTKTIQAQQIEIAINPQ